From the Anaeromyxobacter dehalogenans 2CP-1 genome, the window TGGGGATGGAGAACGCGGCGGTCTTGCCGGTGCCGGTCTTGGACCGGACGATCACGTCCTTGCCGTCGCGGATGGGCCGGAAGGTCGCGGACTGGACCGGCGTCGGCTTCGTGTACCCGTGCTCCGCGACCGCGCGCCGCACCGGCTCCGAGAGCCCCATGTCGTCGAACGACGCTTCCGAAACGTAATCAGAGGGCGCCGCCGAGGGCGCCTCGCCGTGGACTTCTTCCATGCTGTCACTCACTCCGTTGGAGTTGGGAGCGACGCATGGCGGGCTCGCCTGGTTCCGCGCCAGCCCCGATGCGTTGATCGGGGCCCGCGCCGCTCCGCGAAAACCGCCATGCGCCGACGTGTCGTCTCGCGCCTTGCGCGCGAGGCGCGACACCTATATCACAACGCACTTGCGCGGCCGCCAGTTCCCGTGGCAGCCCGGACTCCCCATGTCGGACGAGACGCGTCACCGCTCCACGAAGGGCCGCCCCGCACTCCCGTCCGCCGGGGAGGCGCGCGACCGCTCCGAGGGCGGGCTGGTCCGCTACGACCCGCTCCGCGCGTACATGGCCGAGGTGGCGCGCCACCCGGTGCTCTCGCGGGACGAGGAGCACGCGCTCGCGGTCCAGTACCGCGAGACCGGCGACGTGGACGCCGCGTACCGGCTGGTCGCGTCCAATCTGCGACTGGTGGTGAAGATCGCCCACGAGTACCGCCGCACCGCGTTCCAGCTCCTGGATCTCGTCCAGGAAGGCAACCTCGGGCTCATGCAGGCGGTGAAGAAGTACGATCCGTGGAAGGGCGTGAAGCTCTCGTCCTACGCGGCCTGGTGGATCCGCGCGTACATCATCCGCTTCATCATGGAGAACTGGCGGCTGGTGAAGCTCGGGACCACCCAGGCGCAGCGCAAGCTGTTCTTCAACCTCTCCAAGGAGCGCGAGAAGCTGCTCGCGCGCGGCATCGAACCGACGCCGCGGCTGCTCGCGAAGAACCTCCAGGTCGAGGAGAAGGACGTGGAGGAGATGAGCGCGCGCATGGCCGCGGACGACCTCTCGCTGGACGCGCCGGTCGGCACCGAGGGCGACGACGGCCGCCAGAACCGCCTCGACCGGCTGGCCGACGACGGCGGCCCGTCGCCCGACGCCGCGCTCGGCGACGAGCAGCTCCGGCGGATCTTCCGCGAGAAGCTGGACGCGTTCTCCGGGACGCTCACCGACGAGAAGGAGCGGTACATCTTCGAGCACCGCCTCCTCCCGCCCGACGGCACGCCGCCGCTCACGCTGCAGGAGGTGGGCGACCACTTCCGCCTCACCCGCGAGCGCGCCCGCCAGATCGAGGCCAAGCTGACCGGGCGGCTGCGCGAGTTCCTCCGCGCCGAGATCCCGGACTTCGAGCTGCTCGGGCCGCCCGAGACCTGAGGCACGTGCACCGCCCGGACCGCGCCCCTGCGCGCCGCCGGGCGGCGCGCGAGTCGCGCTAGTCGCGCAGCGCGCCCGGCCCCGGACGCGCCGCGGCCGCGCCGCGCGCGAGCTGGAACGCCGCGCCCGCCACGCCCGCCACCACCGCGAACCCGAGCAGCGCGAACGGCCGGATCGCCAGCTCGGAGGCGAGCGGCCGGGGCCCGGCCGCCGCCAGGAGCCCGACGCCGAGCGCGAGGCCGCCGGAGAGCGCGCACAGCACCACCGCGACGGCGCGGGACGCCGCCAGCGCGAGCAGCGCCGCCGCGAGCGCCCCGAGCCCCGCCCCGACCGCCGCCCGCCCGCCGATGGGCAGGTGGACTCCGGCCAGGGCGCCGGCGAGCGCGCCGGCCGCGGCGGGGAAGAGCGGCGGCATCGCCGCGCAGGCCACCCCCAGCACCGCCGCGCCCAGCCCGGCCGACGCGACGGCGGAGAGCTCCAGCTGCGGGCCGAGGAGCCGCCGCGCCGCGAGCGCCGCCAGCACCCCCACCGCAGCGCCCCCCACGGCCGCGGCCGGGCGCCGCAGCCGGTCGGAGGCGACCAGGGCCGCGAGCCCGACCACCACCAGCGCGAGGCCCAGCGGCCAGCCGAACGCACGGGTCGCCAGCGCGACCCGCACCAGCCCCGTCAGCGCGTCGCCCAGCGGGCCGACCGGCATCGCCGCCGCGAGCGCCGCGGTCACCCCGCCCCCAGCACGGTCCAGAGCGTCAGCGCGACGGCGACGAGCACCCCGGCGGCTCCGACCGCCAGCGCCGCCGGGTCCGGCCT encodes:
- a CDS encoding sigma-70 family RNA polymerase sigma factor; the encoded protein is MSDETRHRSTKGRPALPSAGEARDRSEGGLVRYDPLRAYMAEVARHPVLSRDEEHALAVQYRETGDVDAAYRLVASNLRLVVKIAHEYRRTAFQLLDLVQEGNLGLMQAVKKYDPWKGVKLSSYAAWWIRAYIIRFIMENWRLVKLGTTQAQRKLFFNLSKEREKLLARGIEPTPRLLAKNLQVEEKDVEEMSARMAADDLSLDAPVGTEGDDGRQNRLDRLADDGGPSPDAALGDEQLRRIFREKLDAFSGTLTDEKERYIFEHRLLPPDGTPPLTLQEVGDHFRLTRERARQIEAKLTGRLREFLRAEIPDFELLGPPET